A stretch of Imperialibacter roseus DNA encodes these proteins:
- a CDS encoding ice-binding family protein has product MKTKSLLAAFALVSAVFAVGCQQEDPLPANAGEFFLETASHKQSVSSLGSVPLGSAADFAVLAGTTVTNDGESVITGNLGVSPGTAITGFLQAPLNNISGPGTVTAGLGTVSGIIYAGGPVAAQAHNDAVIAYNYLTALVPGTVYSGVTQLDGITFTPGVYNFAPSANLQVNGTMYLDFQGNSNAEFVFQTGTTLVTMAGSNIIAINNENADCNGSNVFWAVGSSATVDGEQFIGTVIANTTITMTYGSTVSGSMLALNGAVTMITNNISACNGAGGTTDPPKVCRDFVTGGGWIQGESGSKGHHNGRKGQNNEKATFGVSGGLLNGKYWGNLSFDDHSNGGVKVKSTSVTSYIAIDAVTRQIEGIAKLDGAGTVSYKVILVDNGEPGRNDNFSLELSNGYSISGTLTGGNIKLHRKCDDGRGRGGRGHDREDYDDKDEREGHKNCGSGSKRG; this is encoded by the coding sequence ATGAAAACAAAAAGTCTATTGGCAGCCTTTGCTCTTGTATCGGCTGTTTTTGCTGTCGGTTGCCAGCAGGAAGACCCACTTCCAGCCAATGCCGGGGAATTCTTCCTTGAGACGGCAAGCCACAAGCAATCCGTGTCTTCGTTGGGCTCAGTTCCTCTGGGAAGTGCAGCCGATTTCGCTGTGCTGGCAGGCACCACCGTTACTAACGATGGGGAATCAGTGATCACAGGAAATCTGGGCGTAAGCCCGGGTACAGCCATTACAGGCTTCCTGCAGGCGCCTTTGAACAACATCTCGGGTCCTGGAACGGTAACTGCCGGTCTTGGAACGGTAAGCGGAATTATCTACGCTGGCGGGCCTGTGGCAGCACAAGCGCACAATGATGCAGTAATCGCCTACAATTACCTGACGGCACTGGTGCCTGGTACAGTTTACTCCGGGGTTACGCAGCTCGATGGCATCACCTTTACTCCCGGTGTTTACAATTTCGCTCCTTCTGCCAACCTACAGGTGAACGGCACCATGTACCTCGATTTTCAGGGCAACAGCAATGCGGAATTTGTCTTTCAAACAGGCACAACACTTGTGACGATGGCGGGATCAAATATTATCGCCATCAACAACGAAAATGCTGATTGCAATGGTTCCAACGTGTTTTGGGCTGTGGGCTCATCAGCTACGGTTGATGGAGAACAGTTTATCGGAACGGTGATAGCTAATACCACCATCACGATGACCTACGGTTCAACAGTATCAGGCAGCATGCTGGCCTTGAACGGCGCCGTAACGATGATCACCAACAACATTAGCGCTTGTAATGGCGCCGGCGGTACCACCGATCCTCCAAAAGTGTGTAGAGATTTTGTCACCGGTGGTGGCTGGATACAGGGGGAAAGTGGAAGCAAGGGTCATCATAACGGCCGCAAGGGTCAAAACAATGAGAAAGCCACCTTCGGCGTATCCGGGGGACTTCTAAACGGCAAATATTGGGGTAATCTTTCTTTCGACGACCACAGCAATGGTGGTGTGAAAGTGAAAAGTACTAGTGTAACATCTTACATCGCCATTGACGCAGTAACCCGTCAGATTGAGGGAATTGCCAAACTTGATGGTGCTGGCACAGTGTCTTACAAGGTGATCCTTGTGGACAATGGTGAGCCGGGCCGCAACGACAACTTTAGCCTTGAGCTATCTAATGGCTACTCAATCTCTGGAACACTCACAGGGGGAAACATCAAGCTCCACCGCAAATGTGATGACGGACGTGGACGGGGTGGCAGAGGTCACGACCGTGAGGACTATGATGACAAGGACGAAAGAGAGGGGCATAAGAACTGTGGTTCCGGTTCGAAACGTGGTTGA
- a CDS encoding CsbD family protein, translating to MNKTSITGNWNETKGKLKQQFAILTDQDLLLVEGKQDELIGHLQVKLGKSKDELQKLIAGL from the coding sequence ATGAACAAAACATCAATCACAGGCAACTGGAATGAAACCAAAGGCAAGCTGAAGCAGCAATTCGCCATACTCACCGATCAGGACTTACTACTGGTGGAAGGCAAGCAAGACGAGCTAATAGGCCACTTGCAGGTGAAGCTGGGCAAATCAAAAGATGAGCTGCAAAAGCTGATTGCGGGCCTGTAA